Below is a genomic region from uncultured Tateyamaria sp..
ATCTGGTCATATGCCTGGAAATCACCGAAATACTTCGTGATCGCCGCCGTCAGCGTCGTCTTGCCGTGGTCAACGTGACCAATCGTGCCAATGTTAACGTGCGGCTTCGTACGTTCAAACTTTTCCTTTGCCATTGCAAAGCTCCTTCTTTGTATCGTGTCGCGGTGGGCAGATTGCCCACCCTACGGGGGTGGTAGGGTGGGCAATCTGCCCACCGCTGGAATTAAGCGTATTTCGCCTGGATCTCGTCGCTGATGTTCTGCGGCACGGGATCGTAGTGATCAAATTGCATGGTGAACTGGGCGCGGCCCGACGACATCGAACGCAGCGTGTTGATGTAGCCGAACATGTTGGCCAGCGGCACCATCGCGTCGATGGCGATGGCGTTGCCGCGGTTTTCCTGGCCCGACACCTGACCCCGACGCGATGTCAGGTCACCGATGATGCCACCGGTATATTCTTCAGGCGTGATGACCTCGACCTTCATGATCGGTTCCAAGAGCTTCGCGCCGGCCTTCTTCATGCCTTCGCGCATGCCCATGCGGGCTGCGATTTCAAAGGCCAGCACCGATGAGTCCACGTCGTGGAATTTGCCGTCGATCAGGGCCACCTTGAAGTCGATGACGGGGAAGCCCGCCAGCGGACCGCTGTCCATGACAGAGTTGATGCCCTTTTCCACGCCCGGGATGTATTCCTTGGGCACGGCACCGCCGACGATGCGGCTCTCGAACGAATAGCCTTCGCCCGGCTCTGTCGGCGAGATGATCATCTTCACTTCGGCGAACTGACCCGACCCACCCGACTGTTTCTTGTGGGTATAGGTGTGCTCGACCTCGTGACCGATGGTCTCGCGGTAGGCCACCTGCGGGGCGCCGATGTTGGCTTCGACCTTGAACTCGCGCTTCAGACGGTCCACCAGGATGTCGAGGTGGAGTTCGCCCATGCCCTTCATGATGGTCTGACCGGATTCCATGTCGGTTTCTACGCGGAAGGACGGGTCCTCGGCGGCCAGACGGGCCAGGCCCTGGCTCATCTTCTCCTGGTCGCCCTTGGTTTTGGGCTCGACCGCGATCTCGATGACCGGATCAGGGAAGTTCATCGTTTCCAGAACCACCGGGTCGTTCTTGTCGCACAGCGTGTCACCGGTTGTGGTGTTCTTCAGACCACCCAGCGCGATGATGTCGCCTGCGAACGCTTCGGTGATCTCGTCCCGGTCGTTCGAGTGCATCATCATCATCCGACCAACGCGCTCGTTATTGCCTTTGGTCGAGTTCAGCATCGAGTCACCCTTGGTCAGGGTGCCCGAATAGATGCGCACGAAGGTCAGCGAGCCCACGAAGGGGTCGTTCATGATTTTGAAGGCCAGGCCCGAAAACGCCATGTCATCATCCGCACGACGCGGGATGTTACGCTCTTCGTTTTCGTCGCCGGGTTTGAAGCCCATGTAATCCACAACGTCCAGCGGGCTGGGCAGATAGTCGATCACGGCGTTCAGCAGCGGCTGCACACCCTTGTTCTTGAAGGCCGAGCCGCCCAGAACCGGGACGAAGTCCAGCGCCAGCGTGCCCTTGCGCAGCAATTTGCGCAGGGTCGGCACGTCGGGCTCGTTGCCTTCAAGGTAGGCTTCCATCGCGTCGTCGTCTTGTTCGACGGCGGCCTCGATCATCTTCTCGCGCCATTCGGCGGCCATGTCGGCCAGATCGGCACGGATCGGGGCCTTGATCCAGGACGCGCCCAGATCCTCGCCCTGCCACAGCCACTCTTCCATGGTCACAAGGTCGATCAGACCTTCCAGCTCGGTCTCTGCACCGATCGGAATGCCGACGGGCACGGCGCGCGCACCGGTGCGGTCTTCGATCATGCGAACGCAGTTGAAGAAGTCGGCGCCGATCTTGTCCATCTTGTTGACGAACACCATGCGCGGCACCTTGTAGCGATCCGCCTGACGCCACACGGTTTCGGTCTGCGGCTCAACACCGGCGTTTGCGTCCAGAACACAGACAGCACCGTCCAGCACGGCCAGCGAACGTTCGACTTCGATGGTGAAGTCGACGTGGCCAGGCGTGTCGATGATGTTCAGGCGGTGCTTGGGGGTGTCCGCCGTCTGACCGTCCTCGGTGCGTTCCCAGAACGTGGTGGTCGCAGCCGATGTAATGGTGATCCCGCGTTCCTGCTCCTGCTCCATCCAGTCCATGGTGGCTGCACCATCGTGCACCTCACCGATGTTGTGGGACTTGCCTGTGTAGTACAGGATGCGTTCCGAACAGGTGGTCTTGCCGGCATCGATGTGAGCCATGATGCCAAAGTTGCGGTAGCGGTCGAGCGGATATTCGCGTGCCATGGGGCTGCTTCCTCAGGGTGTCTGGATTACCAACGGTAGTGGCTGAACGCTTTGTTGGCGTCGGCCATCTTGTGCGTGTCTTCGCGCTTCTTCACGGCAGTACCGCGCGACTGTACAGCGTCGAGCAGCTCACCGGCGAGGCGTTCTTCCATCGTGTTTTCGTTGCGGCCGCGGCTGGCTGTGATCAACCAGCGGATGGCCAGCGCTTCGCGGCGCTCGGGACGAACCTCAACAGGCACCTGGTAGGTGGCACCACCGACGCGGCGCGAACGCACTTCGACGGACGGTTTGATGTTGTCCAGCGCTTCGTGGAACACTTCCACGGGGGCGCGCTTGATCTTCGATTCAACCCGGTCGAACGCGTTGTAGACGATGCGCTCGGCGGTCGATTTCTTGCCATCGACCATCAGGTTGTTCATGAACTTGGTCAGAACCTTATCGCCATACTTGGCGTCGGGCAGGACTTCGCGTTTTTCGGCGGCGTGACGACGTGACATCTGCTGCTCTCCTTATTTGGGGCGCTTGGCGCCGTATTTCGAACGGCGTTGCTTACGATCTTTGACGCCCTGGGTGTCCAGAACGCCACGCAGGATGTGATACCGCACACCGGGAAGGTCTTTGACACGACCGCCGCGGATCAACACAACCGAGTGCTCTTGCAGGTTGTGGCTCTCGCCGGGGATGTAGCTGATGACCTCGAAGCCGTTGGTCAGGCGCACCTTGGCAACCTTCCGCATGGCCGAGTTCGGCTTTTTGGGTGTGGTGGTGTACACGCGTGTGCACACGCCGCGCTTCTGAGGGTTGCCCTCAAGGTGAAGCGACTTCGAGCGTTTAACTTTTGGCTGCCGCGGCTTGCGGATCAGCTGTTGGATCGTTGGCATTGCAGGTTCTTTCCCCGTCTCATCAACACATGTGTCATGCGGGTCCTACCCGCGGTTTCAATTCCATCGCTTGCTGTGCGTCCACAACAGCGCAAAAACCGCAATCGCTCCGGTGTGCGGGGCGACGCGGTGGGTTTCCAGAGGATCGGGCCAATGCGG
It encodes:
- the rpsG gene encoding 30S ribosomal protein S7; its protein translation is MSRRHAAEKREVLPDAKYGDKVLTKFMNNLMVDGKKSTAERIVYNAFDRVESKIKRAPVEVFHEALDNIKPSVEVRSRRVGGATYQVPVEVRPERREALAIRWLITASRGRNENTMEERLAGELLDAVQSRGTAVKKREDTHKMADANKAFSHYRW
- the rpsL gene encoding 30S ribosomal protein S12; protein product: MPTIQQLIRKPRQPKVKRSKSLHLEGNPQKRGVCTRVYTTTPKKPNSAMRKVAKVRLTNGFEVISYIPGESHNLQEHSVVLIRGGRVKDLPGVRYHILRGVLDTQGVKDRKQRRSKYGAKRPK
- the fusA gene encoding elongation factor G, which produces MAREYPLDRYRNFGIMAHIDAGKTTCSERILYYTGKSHNIGEVHDGAATMDWMEQEQERGITITSAATTTFWERTEDGQTADTPKHRLNIIDTPGHVDFTIEVERSLAVLDGAVCVLDANAGVEPQTETVWRQADRYKVPRMVFVNKMDKIGADFFNCVRMIEDRTGARAVPVGIPIGAETELEGLIDLVTMEEWLWQGEDLGASWIKAPIRADLADMAAEWREKMIEAAVEQDDDAMEAYLEGNEPDVPTLRKLLRKGTLALDFVPVLGGSAFKNKGVQPLLNAVIDYLPSPLDVVDYMGFKPGDENEERNIPRRADDDMAFSGLAFKIMNDPFVGSLTFVRIYSGTLTKGDSMLNSTKGNNERVGRMMMMHSNDRDEITEAFAGDIIALGGLKNTTTGDTLCDKNDPVVLETMNFPDPVIEIAVEPKTKGDQEKMSQGLARLAAEDPSFRVETDMESGQTIMKGMGELHLDILVDRLKREFKVEANIGAPQVAYRETIGHEVEHTYTHKKQSGGSGQFAEVKMIISPTEPGEGYSFESRIVGGAVPKEYIPGVEKGINSVMDSGPLAGFPVIDFKVALIDGKFHDVDSSVLAFEIAARMGMREGMKKAGAKLLEPIMKVEVITPEEYTGGIIGDLTSRRGQVSGQENRGNAIAIDAMVPLANMFGYINTLRSMSSGRAQFTMQFDHYDPVPQNISDEIQAKYA
- a CDS encoding GTP-binding protein; this encodes MAKEKFERTKPHVNIGTIGHVDHGKTTLTAAITKYFGDFQAYDQ